The Osmerus eperlanus chromosome 25, fOsmEpe2.1, whole genome shotgun sequence genome contains a region encoding:
- the LOC134012354 gene encoding beta-microseminoprotein-like, whose amino-acid sequence MRSLVLGVLLCALPSMLNAACFMTQTTGKTHCWDSADKTWYAAGYNWRNRDCMECSCISRPSKNIKSEMSCCHAYPTGITIPDDCVSEFDQKTCKHIIHKKDDPSTECGIISAVG is encoded by the exons ATG AGGTCACTGGTTCTTGGTGTGCTCCTGTGCGCTCTACCTTCAATGCTCAACGCTGCATGCTTCATGACTCAGACTACAG GCAAGACCCATTGTTGGGACAGCGCAGATAAGACGTGGTATGCTGCGGGCTACAACTGGAGAAACCGCGACTGTATGGAATGTAGTTGTATCTCTAGACCATCAAAGAACATTAAATCAGAAATGAGCTGCTGCCACGC ATATCCAACTGGTATTACAATCCCGGATGATTGTGTCTCTGAGTTTGATCAGAAAACATGTAAACATATTATCCATAAAAAAGACGATCCATCCACTGAGTGTGGGATCATCAGCGCTGTGGGATAA